GAAGATTGAGGCTGGAAGTCGGTCGAAGGCAAAAGGCCTGAGGACGGAGCGCTCGACGAGAGTCGGGAGAGCCAGCCACAGGAAGCCGGAAACCAAGGCACCCGACGCAAGTCGGAAGAAGCCGGGAGACCGGACGGTTCGAAGGAAGAAGCGCCTGGCGCAAGTCAGGAAGCTGGCCAACGGGAGAGCCGGAGGATTTGAGCGCGCGGCGCGAGTCGCTAACTCAACCGAAGGCGGAGACGAAGGATGCGGCACCCGGCGCAAGTCGGGAAGGCTGGCCAACGGAAAGCCGGAGACGGGATCTGCCACACTGCGAGATTGTCAACGATGAAAGCGCCAGAGGCTTCGGCCCCTGGCGTTTTCGTTTGTGGCGCGGATTGCTCCTTCGTGTGTTGTCCTACGGCTGTCCCTTTCCGCCGCCGGCACCGTAGATGTTGCCTGTGGTGTAGCTCGCGTCTTCTGCGGCAAGCTGCACGTAGATGCTGGCGAGTTCCGCCGGCTGGCCGGCTCGCTCAGCGGGTAGTCACCGCCGAAGTTCTGTAAATGCTCTTTGGTAGCTCCTCCGGAGATCTGCAGCGGGGTGTAGATCGCACCCCCTCCCCTCCCCCCTTTTTTTGCGCAAAATCTTCAAAACAAATGACTTGAGGGTGGACCTCGGTGGCGCGAAAGGGTAAAGTCCTGCAAAGTCTTCAAACCAAAGGGGTAGAGCTCACAGGGGGAACCACTCGTAATTGGGCGGCTGAAGCCGATCCGGCGCACTAAACGTGTTTACCGCGCCCTCGCGATCTTTTGCTGTTCGTGAAGATGTCTTGCAACACCCAGAGCAGCAGCGAAGCTGCAAATGGCACCAACACAAGAATGAACATCGTGACGGTAGTGAGTGATCTGGCGTACATAGGACTTCCAAGTGCCAAAGTCTTTGCGCACTCCTTGCAATACTCAAGCACTCCTCCTGATTACAGAGGTCCAGCCACTAAAAAGTCAGTATGGGATTCGTTAGGAATTTGTGAAGGCGATCAGGTGGTCAGGATGTTCTCGAGCCTTTGGAGGTTCGTACGTTCGCCCATGACGATGAGGACGTCGCCTGCAGAGATCGCGAATTCGGATGGAGGGTTGAATGTCGTCTCTCCACCTTGTTTGCGGATGGCGAGCACGATGACACCCGCTCTCCTCAATTCCAGCAACTCACCGAAGGTCTTCGCAGTGACGTCCGTCCCCGGCGTTACGCGCACCTGTTCCACTACTACTCCCGTTCCCACGTTGCTCCGGGCGAACTCCATGAATTCGACGACCTGAGGGCGCAGCAGAACGTCGGCGAGTTGTCTGCCTGCCATTGAGAATGGAGTAAGGACGGTGTCGGCTCCGGCCCTGCGCAGCTTCTCACCGGCCTCTTCTTCCGAAGCGCGCGTGACGACGGTCAGCTGCGGGTTGAGAGCCTTCGCCGAGAGGATGATGAACAGGTTTTCGGCGTCGGAGGGCAGGGCCGCGATGAGCCCCTTCGCACGGAGAACGCCGGCGTCTCGCAAGCTGTCGTCCTGTGTCGCGTCCGCTACAACGGCGAGCATGCCAGCGGTCGTAGCCTTTGTGACGCGCTGTTCGTTGCGGTCAATGATGAGGAAGGGCGCACCGGTTCGCTGGAATTCGAGCGATGCATTGCGGCCCACGCGGCCATAGCCGCAGACGATGAAGTGATCGCGAAGTTGGTGGATCATTTTCTTTTTCCTGTGTTCTCCGAAGAGACCTTGCAACTCAAGCTCGATGATTGTTTGCGCCATGGCACCGACAGATACGAACATTCCAGTCACACCAAACAGGATCAGGAAGGTGTTGAACACACGGCCGGCATGGCTCAGCGGCCTGGGCTCCGGATAACCGATTGTCGTGATGGTAGATATGGTGACGTAGAAGGCGTCGAACCACGAATAGTGCTCGATGAGGACGAAGCCTGTCGTACCGACGCCGACAATGAGACTCAGGAGGGCCA
This Acidobacteriaceae bacterium DNA region includes the following protein-coding sequences:
- a CDS encoding NAD-binding protein translates to MHARLIRRILFILALLSLIVGVGTTGFVLIEHYSWFDAFYVTISTITTIGYPEPRPLSHAGRVFNTFLILFGVTGMFVSVGAMAQTIIELELQGLFGEHRKKKMIHQLRDHFIVCGYGRVGRNASLEFQRTGAPFLIIDRNEQRVTKATTAGMLAVVADATQDDSLRDAGVLRAKGLIAALPSDAENLFIILSAKALNPQLTVVTRASEEEAGEKLRRAGADTVLTPFSMAGRQLADVLLRPQVVEFMEFARSNVGTGVVVEQVRVTPGTDVTAKTFGELLELRRAGVIVLAIRKQGGETTFNPPSEFAISAGDVLIVMGERTNLQRLENILTT